From one Synechocystis sp. PCC 6803 substr. PCC-P genomic stretch:
- a CDS encoding slipin family protein produces the protein MPGAKTIISMARQARYQNLLGLNPRTESRSLIWCRRFSVRPNCLGLLYRKNCFEKTLEPGIYSFWDFRSELELFLIPRSDQFFIVTNQEVLTKDNIPLRFSYIVNYRITDGQKLLTYIDPAQMGYIEGLASMIQTLIHPLTQIYWRSAISVINSLELNEQWEAFIPNIPDELQESAQKFGVMIEAMKLRDITFPKNIQTLFALQLEAKIRGQTDLENARTAVATARALKNASQLIGDDQNIKFLQYLETLIKIASSGKHTFVVGGSEKITSDS, from the coding sequence TTGCCTGGGGCTAAAACGATCATTTCCATGGCACGACAAGCTCGCTATCAAAACCTTTTAGGGCTCAATCCGAGAACTGAATCCCGCAGTCTAATTTGGTGTCGTCGTTTCTCCGTTCGTCCTAATTGCCTTGGGCTTTTGTATAGAAAAAATTGCTTTGAAAAAACTTTAGAACCGGGTATTTACTCCTTTTGGGATTTTCGCTCAGAATTGGAACTTTTCCTGATTCCCCGTTCTGACCAGTTCTTTATTGTTACAAATCAAGAAGTATTAACCAAAGATAATATTCCTCTACGTTTTTCTTACATTGTCAATTATAGAATTACAGACGGTCAGAAATTGTTGACCTATATTGATCCTGCCCAAATGGGATACATCGAAGGGCTAGCAAGTATGATTCAAACTCTGATTCATCCTCTAACCCAAATTTATTGGCGTAGTGCTATTAGTGTAATTAACAGCCTTGAGCTTAATGAGCAATGGGAAGCTTTCATCCCCAATATTCCGGATGAATTGCAAGAATCAGCCCAAAAATTTGGGGTTATGATTGAAGCAATGAAATTAAGGGATATTACTTTTCCCAAAAATATCCAAACTCTTTTTGCTCTTCAGTTAGAAGCCAAAATTAGAGGTCAAACGGATTTGGAAAATGCCCGCACAGCAGTTGCCACCGCTAGGGCGTTAAAAAATGCTTCCCAATTAATAGGAGATGATCAAAATATTAAGTTCCTGCAGTATCTAGAAACCTTAATTAAAATCGCATCTTCTGGGAAGCATACCTTTGTTGTTGGTGGCTCAGAAAAAATAACATCGGATAGTTGA
- the cruF gene encoding gamma-carotene 1'-hydroxylase CruF: MEKLMRIERLLLIGHIGSMAFGLAGLLLVLPHPEFIAHLPPIGQVAFQWSMAGGGVAYMLLGFAAVAVYAFRTLGLLPTLGFLIPALGISVSAELLGTSTGFPFGYYRYLSGLGYKIAGLVPFTIPLSWFYLGFCSYLLVRAGLRHSNLPRLGQELTAIAVGATLLMSWDFVLDPAMSQTTMPFWVWDVPGAFFGMPYQNFAGWFCTGAIFMTVATIIWRVNKVEIPEADFSLPLAMYLGNFGFAMVMSIGAHIYPPIFLGFLLGVAPALYFYRRAGEDSRSTAVSRLKSVIEQDKADLAAIK, translated from the coding sequence ATGGAAAAACTAATGCGGATTGAGCGGCTATTGCTGATTGGCCATATCGGCTCCATGGCTTTTGGCTTGGCGGGGTTATTACTAGTATTACCCCACCCGGAATTCATCGCCCATTTGCCTCCCATTGGCCAAGTCGCTTTTCAATGGTCTATGGCTGGTGGTGGCGTGGCCTACATGCTGCTGGGCTTTGCCGCTGTGGCTGTTTATGCATTCCGCACCCTGGGGCTTTTGCCTACCCTCGGATTTTTGATTCCCGCCCTGGGTATTTCCGTTTCTGCTGAATTATTGGGGACCAGCACTGGTTTTCCCTTTGGTTACTACCGCTATCTATCGGGATTGGGCTACAAAATCGCCGGTTTAGTCCCCTTTACCATTCCCCTTTCCTGGTTTTACCTAGGATTTTGCTCCTATCTTTTGGTCAGAGCCGGTTTACGTCATAGCAATTTACCCCGCCTAGGGCAAGAATTGACGGCGATCGCCGTGGGGGCGACTTTGTTGATGTCCTGGGATTTTGTTTTGGACCCCGCCATGAGCCAAACCACCATGCCCTTTTGGGTCTGGGATGTACCCGGGGCCTTTTTCGGCATGCCCTACCAAAACTTTGCCGGTTGGTTTTGCACCGGGGCGATATTTATGACGGTGGCCACCATCATTTGGCGGGTCAATAAAGTTGAAATTCCCGAAGCGGACTTTTCCCTACCCTTGGCTATGTATCTGGGCAATTTTGGCTTTGCCATGGTGATGAGCATTGGAGCCCACATTTATCCTCCCATTTTCCTCGGCTTTTTATTGGGGGTTGCTCCAGCTTTATATTTCTACCGTCGAGCTGGAGAAGATTCCCGTTCCACCGCCGTTTCTCGTTTAAAGTCTGTCATTGAGCAGGACAAAGCTGATTTGGCGGCCATTAAATAA